In Rhodococcus sp. OK302, one genomic interval encodes:
- a CDS encoding MauE/DoxX family redox-associated membrane protein, translating into MAIRIVSLVARLGLAAVWLISGGLKFLDPVQTKIAVRAYQLLPESLVGPVAMALPLIEIILGLLLLVGLAVRASAVVSVLVLVVLIGVIISVWARGLSIDCGCFGGGGAADVGAWDYLSEILRDIGFLALAVWLCVFPRSPLALGQGSRVGFSVEAQSSVAR; encoded by the coding sequence GTGGCGATTCGCATCGTGAGTCTTGTGGCCCGGTTGGGCTTGGCGGCTGTCTGGTTGATTTCGGGTGGGCTGAAGTTCCTCGATCCCGTGCAGACGAAGATCGCTGTCCGGGCGTACCAACTTCTGCCCGAGAGCCTCGTCGGACCCGTTGCGATGGCATTGCCGTTGATCGAGATCATCCTCGGATTGCTTCTGCTCGTCGGTCTTGCCGTCCGGGCATCGGCCGTTGTCTCCGTGCTGGTACTCGTCGTGTTGATCGGCGTGATCATTTCGGTGTGGGCCCGTGGATTGTCCATCGACTGTGGTTGTTTCGGCGGTGGTGGAGCGGCCGACGTGGGCGCGTGGGATTACCTCAGCGAGATCTTGCGGGACATCGGTTTCTTGGCGCTGGCAGTGTGGTTGTGTGTCTTCCCGCGCTCACCGTTGGCATTGGGACAGGGATCACGTGTGGGTTTCTCAGTTGAAGCTCAGTCTTCAGTGGCAAGGTAG
- a CDS encoding fluoride efflux transporter FluC — MSELKLPAAIGAVAAGGALGALTRYGLGELFPHIWTTLVINVVGSLILGILAALLVHNKGWYVFLGTGFCGGFTTFSSFAVHAVTESPIRSILYVLGTLIPAILAAALGKELGERWIRNREGAVA, encoded by the coding sequence GTGAGTGAATTGAAACTACCGGCGGCCATCGGTGCGGTGGCCGCCGGCGGCGCGCTCGGGGCGCTGACACGATATGGCCTCGGTGAGCTGTTCCCGCACATCTGGACGACGCTCGTCATCAATGTGGTCGGCTCGTTGATCCTCGGAATCCTTGCCGCACTGTTGGTTCACAACAAGGGGTGGTACGTCTTCCTCGGTACAGGATTTTGTGGCGGCTTCACTACGTTCTCGTCGTTCGCGGTTCATGCGGTGACCGAAAGCCCGATTCGATCGATCCTGTACGTGCTCGGCACGTTGATTCCGGCCATTCTTGCTGCGGCGTTGGGCAAGGAACTCGGTGAGCGGTGGATACGTAATCGTGAAGGGGCAGTGGCATGA
- a CDS encoding lipocalin family protein, translating into MKLSGRSVIMLFGACASLALLPGTARAVPIWEPLQPVQSLDVERYVGDWYQLAAVPQPFNLMCAKDTQARYEVLDASNVSVRNTCTTWAGQQSGIAGNARVIDLVTNAQLHVSFPSVPTQDGLDGPPNYIVTYIADDYSWALVGDPLRLSGFVLSRSPVVDAARWNEIRRVAETHGYNACTILTSPTTEGMKDIRPLCVQ; encoded by the coding sequence ATGAAACTGTCGGGGCGAAGTGTAATCATGCTGTTCGGAGCGTGTGCGTCTCTGGCGCTGCTGCCCGGTACGGCGCGGGCGGTGCCGATCTGGGAGCCGCTACAACCGGTGCAATCGCTGGACGTGGAGCGTTACGTGGGCGATTGGTACCAATTGGCTGCTGTGCCGCAGCCGTTCAACCTGATGTGCGCAAAAGATACGCAGGCTCGATACGAGGTGCTTGATGCGTCGAATGTGAGCGTTCGGAACACATGTACAACGTGGGCCGGGCAGCAGAGCGGCATCGCCGGTAATGCTCGAGTTATCGATTTGGTAACGAATGCCCAGTTGCATGTGAGCTTTCCGAGCGTTCCCACACAAGACGGTCTGGACGGGCCACCCAATTACATCGTCACCTACATAGCCGACGACTATTCCTGGGCACTCGTGGGCGATCCGCTTCGACTTTCGGGTTTCGTGCTTTCACGGTCACCGGTCGTCGATGCTGCACGATGGAATGAGATCCGCCGAGTGGCCGAGACTCACGGATACAACGCCTGCACCATCCTGACGTCGCCGACTACGGAGGGGATGAAGGATATTCGACCGCTCTGTGTCCAATAG
- the crcB gene encoding fluoride efflux transporter CrcB, which yields MTVVLVALGGGAGATGRYLLAKYVPAYKGFPAATFAANVLGCFLLGLFTGATLSTPLAALLATGFCGGLSTYSTFSNENVGMLEKRQTALSLVYIIVSLVVGLSAAWLGIQITE from the coding sequence ATGACCGTTGTCCTCGTAGCTCTCGGCGGAGGTGCCGGTGCCACCGGCCGATACCTCCTTGCGAAATACGTCCCTGCCTACAAGGGATTTCCGGCCGCAACATTCGCGGCTAACGTCCTGGGTTGCTTCCTGCTCGGATTGTTCACCGGCGCAACGCTCTCCACCCCGTTGGCTGCCTTGCTCGCGACGGGCTTTTGTGGCGGTTTGTCCACGTACTCGACCTTTTCGAACGAAAATGTCGGCATGCTCGAGAAGCGTCAGACGGCCCTCTCGTTGGTGTACATCATCGTCAGTCTTGTCGTCGGTCTCAGCGCTGCCTGGTTGGGAATTCAGATCACAGAGTAG
- a CDS encoding DUF1295 domain-containing protein, translating into MGTVALASLLAIVVTMAVTAVIGVRIGRHNVVDVSWGVGFVVIAAVSAAVGTGDLWRRLLMLALVGMWGLRLASHMAVRSRGKGEDPRYEELLGKASGNRTLHAIRKIYVTQGISLWFVSLPVQVSAQSSGGFNVIVVLGVLLWLLGVTFEAVGDRQMAAFKSDPGSRGHIMDQGLWAWTRHPNYFGDACVWWGIFLVAASAWPGVLTILSPVAMTYFLVFATGARLLERHMAQRPGYREYQERTSYFVPRRPRSAPGA; encoded by the coding sequence ATGGGTACGGTTGCGCTCGCGAGTCTGCTGGCGATTGTTGTCACTATGGCGGTGACGGCGGTGATCGGTGTGCGGATCGGCCGCCACAACGTCGTCGACGTGTCCTGGGGTGTTGGCTTTGTGGTGATCGCTGCTGTGTCCGCGGCGGTGGGTACGGGCGATCTGTGGCGTCGACTCTTGATGCTTGCGCTGGTGGGGATGTGGGGATTGCGATTGGCGTCGCACATGGCTGTGCGTTCCCGAGGAAAGGGTGAAGACCCGCGCTACGAGGAACTGCTGGGCAAAGCGAGTGGCAATCGCACTCTCCATGCGATTCGGAAAATCTATGTGACACAAGGTATTTCCTTATGGTTTGTCTCGCTTCCGGTGCAGGTGTCGGCACAGTCGAGTGGCGGGTTCAACGTCATTGTTGTGCTCGGCGTGCTGTTGTGGCTGCTGGGAGTGACATTCGAGGCGGTGGGTGACCGGCAGATGGCGGCCTTCAAATCCGATCCCGGTAGTCGCGGGCACATCATGGATCAGGGACTGTGGGCCTGGACGCGTCATCCGAACTATTTCGGTGACGCGTGCGTGTGGTGGGGGATCTTCCTCGTCGCTGCATCCGCCTGGCCGGGAGTGCTGACAATTCTCTCGCCCGTCGCAATGACGTATTTTCTGGTGTTCGCCACCGGAGCGCGACTCCTCGAAAGGCATATGGCTCAGCGTCCCGGGTATCGGGAGTATCAGGAGCGCACAAGCTACTTCGTTCCGCGACGCCCACGATCCGCACCCGGGGCTTGA
- a CDS encoding MFS transporter — MKTRAARLPQEIWVLVSASFVIALGFGVVAPALPQFARSFDVSVTAATVVISSFAFMRLVFAPMSGTLVQKLGERPVYITGLLIVALSTGACAFAQDYWQLLLFRSAGGIGSTMFTVSALGLLIRISPPDSRGRVSGLYATSFLMGSITGPIFGGALLQFGLRMPFIIYAVTLVVAAAVVFVSLRGSHLASPEKGEVVTPMTLAEGLRSPVYRAALGSNLAFGGVIFGVRVAMVPLFVVEALEREDSVAAYALAVFAVGNALVLTFSGRLSDKYGRKPFVIAGLLVCGFGTIAIGFTENLVAFFVIAAITGAGSGLMSPSQQAAVADVVGSKARGGPVLAVFQMMSDVGGVVAPICAGLLAQNFSYSVAFAAMGSVVVLATVGWLLVPGKSVTAKAVSSEPAH, encoded by the coding sequence ATGAAAACTCGCGCAGCCAGACTGCCACAGGAAATCTGGGTACTGGTTTCCGCCAGCTTCGTCATTGCCCTCGGGTTCGGTGTAGTTGCCCCGGCGCTACCGCAGTTCGCCCGCAGCTTCGACGTATCGGTGACCGCCGCCACCGTCGTCATCTCGTCGTTTGCATTCATGCGTTTGGTGTTTGCGCCGATGAGCGGCACCTTGGTGCAAAAGCTCGGTGAGCGGCCCGTCTACATCACCGGACTTCTGATCGTTGCGTTGTCCACCGGTGCGTGTGCGTTTGCGCAGGATTACTGGCAACTGCTGCTGTTCCGTTCGGCCGGCGGCATCGGTTCGACCATGTTCACGGTCTCCGCGCTGGGGTTGCTCATCCGGATCTCACCGCCGGACAGCCGGGGCAGGGTCTCCGGCCTGTACGCGACGAGTTTCCTGATGGGCTCGATCACGGGTCCGATCTTCGGTGGTGCGCTCCTGCAGTTCGGTCTGCGGATGCCGTTCATCATCTACGCGGTCACGCTTGTCGTCGCCGCTGCGGTGGTGTTTGTCAGCTTGCGCGGCTCGCATCTGGCGTCGCCGGAGAAGGGCGAGGTCGTCACACCGATGACGTTGGCCGAGGGTTTGCGTTCGCCGGTGTATCGGGCGGCGCTGGGCTCGAACCTGGCCTTCGGTGGTGTCATCTTCGGCGTCCGCGTCGCCATGGTTCCGCTCTTCGTGGTGGAGGCACTGGAGCGCGAGGATTCGGTCGCGGCCTACGCGTTGGCGGTCTTCGCCGTCGGAAATGCGTTGGTCTTGACGTTCTCCGGTCGACTATCCGATAAGTACGGGCGCAAGCCGTTTGTCATCGCGGGCTTGCTTGTGTGCGGGTTCGGCACCATCGCGATCGGATTCACCGAAAACTTGGTTGCGTTCTTCGTGATCGCCGCGATTACCGGCGCAGGTTCGGGTTTGATGAGTCCGTCGCAGCAGGCTGCGGTTGCCGACGTTGTCGGTTCGAAGGCTCGCGGAGGCCCGGTTCTGGCGGTGTTCCAGATGATGTCCGACGTCGGCGGGGTTGTTGCTCCGATCTGTGCGGGCCTGCTGGCTCAGAATTTCTCGTACTCCGTGGCGTTCGCCGCGATGGGATCCGTGGTTGTCCTCGCTACGGTGGGCTGGCTTCTGGTGCCGGGGAAGTCAGTGACTGCCAAGGCAGTCAGCTCTGAGCCTGCTCACTAG
- a CDS encoding SAM-dependent methyltransferase, with protein sequence MTATVAARLAELIEPLVGGELPVRLTAWDGSSAGPSNAPKVTLRNANVLRRLLWNPGELGAAQAYVLGELDVEGDLGDALTHVWKVSAERGLGSVTTTPAVVLAAVKAARSLGAFGRPLPPPNSQAQVRGRLHSLARDRAAIGHHYDLSNDFYQLILDENMAYSSGYWTSEDPDYTLEDSQRDKLDLVCRKIGLDQSRGRRLLDVGCGWGSLSLQAAREYGAHVVGVTISAEQKAFIDAKVRMLGLEDWVEIRLQDYREIPDGPFDAVASIEMGEHVGEDNYPTYVKALHDNVIEGGRVLIQQMSRTGAYPGGGPFIESFIAPDMFMRPLGRTVAMIEEGGLEVRDVQGLREHYVRTVDAWIDTFESNFERVVELVGLEVARVWRLYLVGGGMAFRDGRMGVHQILSVRP encoded by the coding sequence ATGACTGCCACTGTTGCTGCTCGATTGGCCGAATTGATAGAGCCGCTTGTCGGGGGTGAGCTTCCGGTTCGTCTCACCGCCTGGGACGGTAGCTCTGCAGGGCCGTCAAACGCGCCGAAAGTGACTCTGCGCAACGCGAATGTGTTGCGTCGGCTCCTGTGGAATCCTGGCGAGTTGGGCGCCGCGCAGGCGTATGTTCTGGGAGAGTTGGACGTCGAAGGTGATCTCGGCGACGCGCTTACCCACGTGTGGAAAGTCTCGGCCGAGCGCGGGTTGGGTTCGGTGACAACGACTCCGGCCGTTGTACTCGCGGCAGTCAAGGCTGCGCGTTCGCTGGGGGCATTCGGACGGCCGCTACCGCCGCCGAATTCGCAGGCTCAGGTCAGGGGGCGTCTGCACAGTCTCGCAAGGGATCGGGCTGCGATCGGGCACCATTACGACCTCTCCAATGACTTCTACCAGCTAATTCTCGACGAGAACATGGCCTACTCCTCCGGGTACTGGACGTCGGAGGATCCCGATTACACGCTCGAGGATTCTCAGCGCGACAAACTGGACCTGGTGTGTCGCAAGATCGGCCTCGATCAGTCCCGAGGACGTCGTCTGCTTGACGTTGGCTGCGGTTGGGGTTCCCTGAGCTTGCAAGCTGCCCGTGAATACGGTGCACATGTTGTCGGAGTAACGATTTCGGCGGAGCAGAAGGCTTTCATAGACGCGAAGGTCCGGATGCTCGGACTCGAGGATTGGGTGGAGATCCGTTTGCAGGACTACCGCGAAATTCCCGACGGTCCGTTTGACGCTGTTGCTTCGATCGAGATGGGTGAGCATGTCGGTGAAGACAACTATCCGACTTACGTGAAAGCGCTGCATGACAACGTAATCGAGGGTGGTCGAGTGCTGATTCAGCAAATGTCCCGTACGGGCGCGTATCCCGGCGGCGGGCCTTTCATCGAATCATTCATCGCGCCCGATATGTTCATGCGCCCGCTGGGGCGCACGGTCGCGATGATCGAGGAGGGTGGCCTCGAGGTGCGTGACGTCCAGGGCCTCCGTGAGCACTATGTGCGGACTGTGGACGCATGGATCGACACCTTCGAATCCAACTTCGAGCGGGTTGTCGAACTGGTCGGACTCGAGGTTGCTCGCGTCTGGCGCCTCTATCTTGTGGGCGGCGGTATGGCTTTCCGGGACGGCCGTATGGGCGTTCACCAGATTCTTTCGGTGCGACCGTAA
- the pgm gene encoding phosphoglucomutase (alpha-D-glucose-1,6-bisphosphate-dependent), translating into MAHERAGQVALPQDLVDVPHLVTAYYVRTPDPENPLQQVVFGTSGHRGSSLDNAFNEAHILATTQAIVEYRASQGIDGPLFIGRDTHALSLPAWTSALEVLVANDVVVLVDSRDGYTPTPAVSHAILRYNSTRPEARADGIVVTPSHNPPRDGGFKYNPPHGGPADTDATSVIAARANELIRNGLSGVRRVTAKQAHARVERYDFLRHYVDDLPSVLDLAAIRDAGIRIGADPLGGASVDYWGAIAETHRLDLEVVNPLVDPTWRFMTLDTDGKIRMDCSSPDAMASLIGIRDRYDIATGNDADSDRHGIVTPDGGLMNPNHYLAVAIEYLFAHRPNWGADTKVGKTLVSSSMIDRVVDGLGRQLLEVPVGFKWFVPGLLDGSVGFGGEESAGASFLRHDGSVWTTDKDGIILALLASEITAVTGKTPSQHYTALTEKFGTPAYARIDAPATREQKAVLAKLSPDQVTATELAGEPITAALTAAHGNGAAIGGLKVTTENAWFAARPSGTEDVYKIYAESMKGAEHLAQVQAAAKDLVSSVLKPG; encoded by the coding sequence GTGGCGCACGAACGAGCAGGACAGGTGGCACTGCCACAGGATTTGGTGGATGTACCGCATCTGGTCACTGCCTATTACGTCCGCACGCCGGACCCCGAGAATCCTCTGCAGCAGGTGGTATTCGGGACGTCGGGCCACCGAGGTTCCAGTCTCGACAACGCATTCAACGAAGCCCACATTCTTGCCACGACGCAGGCGATCGTCGAGTATCGAGCGTCGCAGGGCATCGACGGGCCGTTGTTCATCGGACGCGACACCCATGCACTTTCCTTGCCGGCTTGGACATCCGCGTTGGAAGTTCTGGTTGCCAATGACGTAGTGGTGCTTGTTGATTCGCGTGACGGATACACGCCCACGCCCGCTGTCAGCCATGCGATCCTGCGTTACAACTCCACTCGTCCCGAAGCCCGAGCCGACGGAATCGTCGTCACGCCTTCGCACAATCCGCCGCGTGACGGCGGATTCAAATACAACCCTCCGCACGGCGGCCCGGCCGATACCGATGCCACATCCGTGATCGCTGCACGCGCCAATGAACTGATCAGAAACGGACTTTCGGGCGTACGACGCGTCACTGCGAAGCAGGCACACGCCCGCGTCGAGCGATACGATTTTCTGCGTCACTACGTCGACGACCTCCCGTCGGTGCTCGATCTGGCAGCGATCCGCGACGCCGGTATCCGGATCGGCGCAGACCCGTTGGGCGGAGCGAGCGTCGACTACTGGGGCGCAATCGCAGAAACACATCGCCTCGATCTCGAAGTGGTGAATCCGTTGGTCGATCCCACGTGGCGATTCATGACGCTCGACACGGACGGAAAGATCCGCATGGATTGTTCCTCTCCGGACGCCATGGCGTCGTTGATCGGGATCCGCGATCGGTACGACATCGCCACCGGCAACGACGCCGATTCCGATCGCCACGGCATCGTCACACCCGATGGTGGATTGATGAATCCCAATCACTATCTGGCTGTCGCCATCGAGTACCTGTTCGCTCATCGACCGAATTGGGGCGCCGATACCAAGGTCGGCAAGACTCTGGTGAGTTCGTCGATGATCGACCGGGTTGTCGACGGGTTGGGGCGTCAACTCCTCGAAGTTCCGGTCGGCTTCAAGTGGTTCGTGCCGGGTCTGCTCGACGGTTCTGTGGGATTTGGCGGCGAAGAGAGCGCGGGGGCGTCGTTCCTGCGCCACGACGGTTCGGTGTGGACGACGGACAAGGACGGGATCATCCTTGCGCTGCTGGCGTCGGAGATCACAGCGGTAACGGGTAAGACGCCGTCGCAGCATTACACGGCGCTGACCGAGAAGTTCGGCACTCCCGCCTATGCGCGCATCGATGCTCCGGCGACCCGCGAGCAGAAGGCGGTGCTGGCAAAGCTGTCGCCGGATCAGGTCACTGCCACCGAATTGGCGGGTGAGCCGATTACTGCGGCGCTCACGGCAGCTCACGGAAACGGCGCCGCGATCGGCGGTTTGAAAGTCACCACCGAGAATGCGTGGTTTGCCGCGAGACCGTCGGGCACCGAGGACGTCTACAAGATCTACGCCGAGTCGATGAAGGGCGCCGAGCATCTCGCACAGGTGCAGGCGGCGGCCAAGGACCTGGTGTCGAGCGTTCTGAAACCCGGCTAA
- a CDS encoding DsbA family protein, whose product MSAQNKKYTPEPVSSRSTYIIGGLAIVVIAALVFGGIWWQSSKNKVQNEGYGSVQNSEVVVTVQDNGVVLLGKPDARTTLDIFEDPLCPACAALEHLSGQAVAQAIDNGDIAVRYHMLNFLNKASSSGDYSTRAGAALMCVAQDGNAIAYSRLHTALFSPDNQPAESGKSDHSNDELASLATENGASPAAATCISSGVNVEAAAANAAAASEALSAAGSTGTPTVVADGKIVSTKNSDWVSQFTS is encoded by the coding sequence GTGAGCGCCCAGAACAAGAAGTACACCCCGGAACCGGTATCGAGTCGTTCTACCTACATCATCGGCGGGTTGGCGATCGTAGTCATCGCAGCCTTGGTGTTCGGCGGCATCTGGTGGCAGAGCAGCAAGAACAAAGTGCAGAACGAGGGCTACGGCTCGGTGCAGAACTCCGAGGTTGTGGTCACAGTCCAGGACAACGGCGTCGTACTGCTCGGAAAGCCTGATGCGCGTACCACTCTCGACATCTTCGAGGATCCGCTGTGCCCAGCGTGCGCGGCACTCGAGCACCTGAGCGGACAGGCAGTCGCGCAGGCAATCGACAACGGTGACATCGCCGTTCGCTATCACATGCTCAACTTCCTCAACAAGGCATCGAGTAGCGGCGACTACTCCACCCGCGCCGGCGCTGCGTTGATGTGCGTCGCGCAGGACGGCAACGCCATCGCGTACTCACGCTTGCACACGGCACTGTTTTCGCCGGACAACCAGCCGGCCGAGAGCGGAAAGAGTGATCACAGCAACGACGAACTGGCGAGCCTCGCCACCGAGAACGGTGCGTCTCCGGCCGCAGCCACCTGCATCTCCTCGGGAGTGAACGTAGAGGCCGCTGCGGCCAACGCAGCTGCAGCCAGTGAAGCGCTCTCGGCGGCCGGCAGCACTGGCACCCCGACGGTGGTTGCGGACGGCAAGATCGTCAGCACCAAGAACAGCGACTGGGTCTCGCAGTTCACTTCCTGA
- a CDS encoding alpha/beta fold hydrolase has protein sequence MNVVDLGLERTRYAVIDETIESRWRRVTSMQHDTVAIVTPRDQITFADLEVRADAIARELDIRGPHGSCPVAVDLEPTAQAVVYLLATLISGRPLVMIDPQLPDARREHILATSGAVALHTVLEEAAATEFRFGNALEPLSSDPAMIAFTSGTSGAPKGVVLSHSMCLNKADELAAAIDLRPDDHIGNLLPVSFGAGITALIMGLMNGVTVYCWDPRVDGTSNLDHWLRRNAITTAHCAPSFLRAWTAAEPTDRRDSSDNALRVVVTYGEAAHGRDYQQHRDHGFSGVTYVNWMATTETGVVAYNAFPPGSAFPSGIVPAGRARDGKDVQIVDLDGNPLPDGEVGEIHIISSDLADGYHGDPERTSQRFTALADGVSRYRTGDRGCIDTQGELQLRGRLDDAVKIRGYLVEPTEVDASLRAISGVVDVAVIVQTENDDPVLCAYVVSNPNRITLSPAEVRRELSQRLPGWMVPRHIIMLTSIPRTERGKIDRAALPAPAPVTTTTAGPTLETITEFRIAIIWSKIIGLESLDRDDDFFALGGDSLAAAEMLTAVRAAVLVTVTGAQFATATTIRELAALVDAMLCNRKRDEGRASDLVPLTTEGSRTPLFLITGAGAPALSFLAMTQAMSGNRPVYALQAHGMESRGLPDRTISKMADRYIREIRKVQQHGPYVLGGYSHGGFVALEIASRLHDEGETVEHVVILDTHLRENMIAPNPDAVREEEGPETTSPEPVLNARARTSRKSVLGIWFRYQFAGVMQFDTSMQWYLFYHRGLASLRNYVPCPYRGAVTVIRGEDNRQSAADWSAVATGRVTFEDILGSHEDILRAPYAVAAGEAVERALASQTAGIRT, from the coding sequence ATGAACGTTGTCGATTTGGGACTCGAGCGTACGAGATACGCCGTCATCGACGAGACCATCGAATCCCGGTGGCGCCGTGTCACCTCGATGCAGCACGACACCGTAGCCATAGTCACCCCACGCGATCAGATTACCTTCGCCGATCTCGAAGTGCGCGCCGACGCAATCGCCCGTGAACTCGACATTCGAGGCCCACACGGAAGCTGCCCCGTCGCAGTAGACCTCGAGCCCACCGCCCAGGCCGTCGTCTACCTACTCGCAACCCTGATCTCCGGCCGACCGTTGGTCATGATCGATCCGCAACTACCCGACGCCCGACGCGAACACATTCTCGCCACCTCGGGAGCCGTCGCCCTGCACACCGTTCTCGAGGAAGCTGCAGCCACCGAATTCCGGTTCGGCAATGCACTCGAGCCCCTCAGTTCCGATCCGGCGATGATCGCGTTCACCTCCGGTACCAGCGGCGCTCCCAAAGGTGTCGTGCTCAGCCACTCGATGTGTCTCAACAAGGCCGACGAACTCGCCGCTGCAATTGATCTGCGTCCGGACGATCACATCGGAAACCTCCTGCCTGTCAGCTTCGGCGCCGGCATCACCGCTCTCATCATGGGACTGATGAACGGCGTCACCGTGTACTGCTGGGACCCGCGGGTCGACGGCACATCCAACCTGGACCACTGGCTCCGCAGGAACGCAATCACCACAGCCCACTGCGCGCCCTCCTTCCTGCGTGCCTGGACCGCCGCCGAACCCACTGATCGGCGCGATAGTTCCGATAACGCTCTGCGCGTCGTCGTCACGTACGGCGAGGCCGCGCACGGCCGTGACTACCAACAACACCGCGATCACGGATTCTCGGGTGTCACCTACGTCAACTGGATGGCCACCACCGAGACCGGCGTGGTCGCGTACAACGCTTTTCCTCCGGGTTCGGCATTCCCGTCGGGCATCGTCCCGGCCGGTCGTGCTCGCGACGGGAAAGACGTCCAGATCGTCGACCTCGATGGCAACCCACTCCCCGACGGCGAGGTCGGCGAAATCCACATCATCTCCAGCGACTTGGCCGACGGCTACCACGGCGATCCTGAGCGGACATCGCAACGCTTCACCGCCCTCGCTGACGGTGTCAGCCGCTACCGGACGGGCGACCGTGGATGCATCGATACCCAGGGGGAACTACAACTCAGGGGCCGTCTCGACGACGCTGTGAAGATCCGCGGGTATCTCGTCGAACCCACCGAAGTCGACGCCTCACTCCGCGCGATCTCCGGCGTCGTGGACGTTGCCGTCATTGTGCAAACCGAGAACGACGACCCGGTTCTGTGCGCCTACGTCGTCAGCAATCCGAATCGAATTACCTTGTCCCCCGCCGAAGTTCGACGTGAACTTTCCCAACGGCTGCCGGGCTGGATGGTGCCCCGCCACATCATCATGCTGACTTCTATCCCTCGCACCGAACGCGGAAAGATCGACCGCGCCGCACTTCCCGCGCCGGCACCCGTCACCACCACGACGGCCGGACCGACGCTGGAAACCATCACCGAATTTCGCATTGCCATCATCTGGTCCAAGATCATCGGCCTCGAAAGCTTGGACCGCGACGACGATTTCTTCGCGCTCGGCGGCGATTCACTGGCTGCCGCCGAGATGCTGACTGCCGTTCGGGCAGCGGTCCTGGTCACCGTCACCGGAGCCCAATTTGCCACGGCCACAACCATTCGAGAACTGGCTGCGCTCGTCGACGCCATGCTCTGCAACAGGAAACGTGACGAAGGTCGGGCTTCCGACTTGGTTCCTCTCACCACCGAAGGTTCGCGAACCCCGCTCTTCCTGATCACCGGTGCCGGAGCGCCGGCACTGAGCTTCCTCGCAATGACGCAGGCAATGTCCGGAAACCGACCGGTGTACGCCCTGCAAGCGCATGGAATGGAATCGCGCGGCCTCCCCGATCGAACTATCTCGAAGATGGCTGATCGGTATATCCGTGAGATCAGGAAGGTCCAGCAGCACGGACCCTATGTCCTCGGCGGCTACTCGCACGGCGGTTTCGTTGCCCTGGAAATCGCCAGTCGCCTCCACGACGAAGGCGAGACCGTCGAGCACGTTGTCATTCTGGACACCCACCTGCGCGAGAACATGATTGCGCCGAACCCTGACGCTGTGCGCGAAGAAGAAGGCCCCGAGACAACGAGCCCCGAACCCGTTCTCAATGCGCGAGCACGCACGTCGCGGAAATCAGTCCTGGGAATTTGGTTCCGATACCAGTTTGCCGGAGTCATGCAGTTCGACACCTCGATGCAGTGGTACCTCTTCTATCACCGCGGACTCGCCTCGCTTCGAAACTACGTCCCGTGCCCGTACCGCGGTGCGGTAACCGTCATCCGCGGTGAGGACAACCGTCAGAGCGCCGCTGACTGGTCGGCTGTCGCCACAGGCCGTGTCACCTTCGAAGACATCCTCGGATCCCATGAGGACATCCTGCGGGCCCCGTACGCAGTTGCTGCCGGCGAGGCCGTCGAGCGCGCCCTGGCGTCACAGACCGCGGGAATCCGCACATAA